In one Dehalogenimonas formicexedens genomic region, the following are encoded:
- the rpsG gene encoding 30S ribosomal protein S7 yields MGRRSSGIKHPAMPDAKYNSVIVSKFINRIMVDGKQNTAEAVIYGAMDLMGAQEGKDALTLLETAVKNVTPMIEVKARRVGGANYQVPIEVRPDRAFSLALRWLTKAARSRSGKSMAEKLSAELSDAAKGLGSAVKKREETHKMAEANRAFAHYRW; encoded by the coding sequence ATGGGAAGACGCAGTTCCGGAATCAAACACCCCGCGATGCCTGACGCCAAGTACAACAGCGTCATCGTGTCCAAGTTCATCAACCGCATCATGGTCGACGGCAAGCAGAACACCGCCGAGGCGGTGATCTACGGCGCCATGGATCTGATGGGTGCCCAGGAAGGCAAGGACGCGCTGACCCTGCTCGAAACCGCGGTCAAGAACGTGACCCCGATGATCGAGGTCAAAGCCAGGCGCGTCGGCGGCGCCAACTACCAGGTGCCGATCGAAGTCCGGCCGGACCGCGCCTTTTCCCTGGCGCTGCGCTGGCTGACCAAGGCCGCCAGGTCCCGTTCCGGCAAGTCCATGGCCGAGAAGCTCTCCGCCGAACTGTCCGACGCCGCCAAGGGCTTGGGCTCCGCGGTCAAGAAGCGCGAAGAAACCCACAAAATGGCCGAGGCCAACCGCGCCTTCGCCCACTACCGCTGGTAA
- the fusA gene encoding elongation factor G — translation MAQETRTFELDKIRNIGIIAHIDAGKTTTTERILYFTGRTYKIGNVDEGNTVMDWMQQERERGITITSAATACHWRDYRINIIDTPGHVDFTAEVERSLRVLDGGVVVFDGVAGVEAQSETVWRQANRYGVPRICFINKMDRTGADFYRCLKMIEDRLKARHIPVVIPIGSGPEGFSGIIDVITGKAYSHDGEQNVNEMVEIAMPESEKERYAAARHQMIEKLAELDDEVMCAYLDGKEIPEADIRAGLRRVTLSNKGIPVLCGSSFRQRGVKLLLDAVVNYLPSPMDTPPVVGIEPKSQSEVNRAVSDEAPFSALAFKVVSDPFVGRLVYLRIYSGTVDAGAGVMNTTRDQKERIGRLLVMHANAREEITKADTGSIIASLGLKNTFTGDTLCDPAHPVLLENIKFPEPVVSISIEPKTRADQDKMVDALQKLAEEDPTFKVTYNEETGQNIIAGMGELHLDVLVSRMFTEHKVAAKVGQPRVAYRETITTDAKAEGRFVRQSGGRGQYGHVKIEVVPNTESTDIEVSDDIRGGTVPKNFVKAAAEGIKEAAATGVYAGYPMVGVKVSIYDGSFHEVDSNEMAFKTAGSMALKAAVNKANPALLEPIMKMEVMTPEEYMGDIIGDLNSRRGHIVSIEPRGDTTVIHAYVPLAETFGYTTTIRGISKGRATSSMEFYKYQELPANIAKTVMEAAAVAK, via the coding sequence ATGGCACAAGAAACCAGAACTTTCGAATTAGATAAGATACGCAATATCGGCATCATCGCCCACATCGACGCGGGCAAGACGACGACTACCGAGCGCATCCTGTACTTCACCGGCCGGACCTACAAGATAGGCAACGTCGATGAAGGCAACACGGTCATGGACTGGATGCAGCAGGAGCGCGAGCGCGGCATTACCATCACCTCCGCCGCTACCGCCTGCCACTGGCGCGATTACCGGATCAACATCATCGATACCCCCGGACACGTCGACTTCACCGCCGAGGTTGAGCGGTCGCTGCGCGTCCTGGACGGCGGCGTTGTCGTTTTCGATGGCGTGGCCGGCGTCGAGGCCCAGTCCGAAACGGTTTGGCGCCAGGCCAACCGCTACGGCGTGCCGAGGATCTGCTTCATCAACAAGATGGACCGCACCGGCGCTGATTTCTACCGCTGTCTCAAGATGATCGAGGACCGCTTGAAGGCCCGCCACATCCCGGTGGTCATCCCCATCGGCAGCGGACCCGAGGGTTTTTCCGGCATTATCGACGTCATTACCGGTAAGGCTTACTCCCACGACGGCGAGCAGAACGTCAACGAGATGGTCGAGATCGCCATGCCCGAATCCGAGAAAGAGCGCTACGCCGCCGCCCGCCACCAGATGATCGAAAAACTGGCCGAGCTGGACGACGAGGTCATGTGCGCCTATTTGGACGGCAAGGAAATCCCGGAAGCGGACATCCGCGCCGGCCTGCGCCGCGTCACCCTTTCAAACAAGGGCATCCCGGTGCTGTGCGGATCCTCCTTCCGGCAGCGCGGCGTGAAACTCCTGCTTGACGCCGTGGTGAATTACCTGCCGTCTCCCATGGATACCCCGCCGGTGGTCGGCATCGAACCCAAGAGCCAGTCAGAGGTCAACCGCGCCGTCTCCGACGAGGCACCGTTCTCCGCCCTGGCCTTCAAGGTCGTTTCCGATCCCTTTGTCGGCCGGCTGGTTTACCTTCGGATTTATTCCGGGACCGTCGACGCCGGCGCCGGGGTGATGAACACCACCCGCGACCAGAAGGAGCGCATCGGACGGCTCCTGGTCATGCACGCCAACGCCCGCGAAGAGATCACCAAGGCCGACACCGGCTCCATCATTGCTTCACTGGGACTTAAAAACACCTTCACCGGCGATACCCTGTGCGACCCGGCCCACCCGGTGTTACTGGAGAACATCAAGTTCCCCGAACCGGTGGTGTCCATCTCCATCGAGCCCAAGACCCGGGCCGACCAGGACAAGATGGTGGACGCGCTGCAGAAGCTGGCCGAGGAAGACCCGACCTTCAAGGTCACTTATAACGAAGAAACCGGCCAGAACATCATCGCCGGCATGGGCGAACTGCACCTGGACGTCCTGGTCAGCCGCATGTTCACCGAACACAAGGTGGCGGCCAAGGTCGGCCAGCCCCGGGTAGCCTACCGCGAAACGATCACCACCGACGCCAAGGCCGAAGGCCGGTTCGTCCGGCAAAGCGGCGGCCGCGGCCAGTACGGCCACGTAAAGATTGAAGTAGTGCCGAACACGGAATCCACCGATATTGAAGTTTCCGACGACATCCGCGGCGGCACGGTGCCGAAAAACTTCGTCAAGGCCGCCGCCGAGGGCATCAAGGAAGCCGCCGCCACCGGCGTCTACGCCGGCTACCCCATGGTGGGCGTCAAGGTTTCCATCTACGACGGCAGCTTCCACGAGGTTGACTCCAACGAAATGGCGTTCAAAACCGCCGGCTCGATGGCGCTCAAGGCCGCCGTGAACAAGGCTAACCCGGCGCTCCTGGAGCCGATCATGAAAATGGAAGTGATGACGCCCGAGGAATACATGGGCGACATTATCGGCGACCTCAACTCCCGCCGCGGCCATATCGTCTCCATCGAACCGCGGGGCGATACCACGGTCATTCACGCCTACGTGCCGCTGGCCGAGACCTTCGGCTACACCACCACCATCCGCGGCATCAGCAAGGGGCGCGCCACCTCATCCATGGAGTTCTACAAGTACCAGGAACTGCCGGCCAACATCGCCAAGACGGTGATGGAAGCCGCGGCAGTCGCGAAATAG
- the rpsJ gene encoding 30S ribosomal protein S10, which translates to MGKQKIRIKLKGFDHKVLDQSALQIVEALERTGAVISGPVPLPTQIKKYSVIRASFIDKDSQEQFEVRTHKRLIDIVETTSKTIDALTSLNMPAGVSIDIKL; encoded by the coding sequence ATGGGCAAACAGAAGATCCGCATCAAGCTAAAAGGGTTCGACCACAAGGTGCTCGACCAGTCGGCGCTGCAGATCGTCGAGGCGCTGGAGCGCACCGGCGCGGTCATTTCCGGACCGGTGCCGCTGCCGACCCAGATCAAGAAGTACTCCGTCATCCGGGCGTCCTTCATCGATAAGGACTCCCAGGAGCAGTTCGAGGTCCGCACCCACAAGCGGCTCATCGACATCGTGGAGACGACCAGTAAAACAATCGACGCGCTGACCAGCCTCAACATGCCGGCCGGCGTCAGCATTGATATCAAGCTATAG
- the rplC gene encoding 50S ribosomal protein L3: MMNGIIGKKLGMTQVYGEGGKAEPVTVLAVGPCTVTMLRTVEKDGYAAAQLGFGKAKNLAKAEKGHTKDLGEFRHLREFRLEDTAGIEVGAKIDAGLFNDGELIDVTGTSKGKGFAGGVKRHGFHGGPKTHGQSDRHRAPGSVGSTTTPGRVYPGTRMAGHMGHEQVTVRCLKVVKADKEKNLLLVRGAVPGAKNGLILIKKSKKSK; encoded by the coding sequence ATGATGAACGGGATTATCGGTAAGAAACTGGGTATGACCCAGGTCTACGGCGAAGGCGGCAAGGCGGAACCGGTTACGGTGCTTGCGGTCGGGCCGTGCACGGTCACCATGCTGCGAACGGTTGAAAAGGACGGCTATGCCGCCGCTCAACTGGGTTTCGGCAAAGCCAAGAACCTGGCCAAGGCTGAAAAAGGCCACACCAAGGACCTTGGCGAGTTCCGCCACCTGCGCGAGTTCCGGCTGGAAGATACCGCCGGAATCGAGGTCGGCGCCAAGATCGACGCCGGGCTGTTTAACGACGGCGAACTGATCGATGTCACTGGTACCTCCAAGGGCAAGGGGTTTGCCGGCGGCGTCAAGCGCCACGGCTTCCATGGCGGCCCCAAGACCCACGGCCAGAGCGACCGCCATCGTGCCCCGGGCTCCGTCGGCTCGACCACTACCCCGGGCCGCGTCTACCCCGGCACCCGCATGGCCGGGCACATGGGCCACGAACAGGTCACGGTACGCTGCCTCAAGGTGGTCAAGGCCGACAAAGAGAAGAACCTGCTTCTGGTGCGCGGGGCTGTCCCCGGCGCCAAGAACGGTCTTATCCTGATTAAAAAATCGAAGAAGAGCAAGTAA
- the rplD gene encoding 50S ribosomal protein L4, translated as MEIAVYNTQGQVVKNLSVSEAVFGVPMNDAVVHQALVAQAANARQGTQSTKGRSEVAGSSKKLFRQKGTGEARAGSIKSGLRPGGGIMFGPKPRDFGKALPKKVRQLAIRCLLSDKFSSGGLKVVEGFNFETPRTKDMAALLSTLECSPSAIVATAGVDQKVVLSARNLPKVKTTPANLLNVVDLMKYDKLVLTEEALVLVEKVWGGEAV; from the coding sequence ATGGAAATTGCCGTTTATAATACCCAGGGCCAGGTGGTCAAGAACTTAAGCGTCAGCGAAGCGGTGTTCGGCGTCCCGATGAACGATGCGGTGGTGCACCAGGCGCTGGTCGCCCAGGCCGCCAACGCCCGGCAGGGCACCCAGAGCACCAAAGGCCGCAGCGAAGTGGCCGGTTCTTCCAAGAAGCTGTTCCGCCAGAAAGGCACCGGCGAAGCCCGGGCCGGATCGATCAAAAGCGGCCTCAGGCCAGGAGGCGGCATCATGTTCGGCCCCAAGCCGCGGGATTTCGGCAAGGCGCTGCCCAAAAAGGTCAGGCAACTGGCTATCCGCTGCCTGCTTTCCGATAAGTTTTCCAGCGGCGGACTGAAGGTCGTCGAAGGCTTCAATTTCGAGACCCCCAGGACCAAGGACATGGCGGCGCTGCTCAGCACCCTGGAGTGCAGCCCTTCGGCTATCGTAGCTACCGCCGGGGTCGACCAAAAAGTAGTTTTGTCAGCCCGGAACCTGCCCAAGGTCAAAACCACTCCGGCCAATCTGCTGAACGTGGTTGACCTGATGAAGTACGACAAGCTCGTCCTCACCGAGGAAGCGCTGGTCTTGGTCGAAAAGGTCTGGGGCGGCGAGGCCGTTTAA
- a CDS encoding 50S ribosomal protein L23 — protein sequence MHILDVLKKPLITEKNARLQEANQYAFEVADEATKPQIKAAVETAYKVTVTGVNVIVVKGKEKRMGRGMYRSPDWKKALVTLKAGDKIQFFEGV from the coding sequence ATGCATATTTTAGATGTATTAAAAAAGCCGCTGATCACCGAGAAAAACGCCCGGCTGCAGGAAGCCAACCAGTATGCCTTCGAGGTGGCCGACGAGGCCACCAAGCCCCAGATCAAAGCGGCGGTGGAGACGGCTTATAAAGTTACGGTGACCGGGGTTAACGTCATCGTTGTCAAAGGCAAAGAAAAACGAATGGGACGCGGCATGTACCGCTCTCCGGACTGGAAAAAAGCCCTGGTCACCCTGAAGGCCGGCGACAAGATCCAGTTCTTTGAAGGGGTATAA